DNA from Magnolia sinica isolate HGM2019 chromosome 19, MsV1, whole genome shotgun sequence:
CCTCATCTTCTCGTGTATCTTCCCCCACTCTGGGTGTCTGAAATCACCCGCGACGAATGAATGGACTGTCCCGCCTTGCTCGATTGAGCTGCAGCCCACTTCCTTCTTCAACTTCCTCTCCACCATCACCTCCCTTAGCTTCTGTGCATCACCCCATCTTCCCTTGGCCGCATAGATGTTCGCGAGGAGGACATAGTAGCCAGGTTCTGCTGGATTTAGCTCAATTGCCCTTTTTGCAGCTATCCCCCCGAGCTCCATGTCTTTGTAAATTCTACATGCCCCGAGCAAGGCGCCCCACACTACATCATCGACCTCTAACGGTATTTGCTCTATGTACTCGTAGGCTTCTTTCAGACGTCCTGCGCGTCCTAGTAGATCAACCACACATGCGTAGTGCTTCGTCTCTGGGACAATGTTATAGTTATTGCTCATTGACTCGAAACATTTCAATCCTTCTGTCACCATGCCAGAGTGGCTGCATGCATTGATTATTGATACGAATGTACTCTTATTGGGTTCGATCCCTTCTCGTTGCATACTTAAGAATAGTTCTAATGCATCATCACCATGACCGTGCAATCCGTATCCACTAATCATCGCATTCCAAGAGACAGTGTTTCTCTCAGGCATCCCATCAAAAATCCGTCTTGCCTCCTCTATGCAACCACATTTTGCATACATATCTATAAGGGCAGTACTCACAACCAAGTCAGATTCGAATCCATTTCTAACACTATACCCATGAATCCTCTTCCCCAGTTTGCGATCTACAAGATCAGCACAAGCTGGTAAAACACTAGCAACTGTGATAGCAGTAGGCCTAACTCCCGAAATCTGCATATAATAGAAGAGCTCTAGAGCCTCTGTAATAAGGCCATTTTGTACATAGGCTGAGATAATTGCATTCCAAGAAGCATCAGTTCtctcaggcatttcatcaaagagTCTCTGCGCATGCCCCAATTCGCCACATTTACCATACATAGCAATCAAACTATTCCTAACCAATTCATTCATCTCCACACCCTTCCTAAGAATCCACTCATGTATGAACTTCCCTTCCTCCAATGCACCGAGCCGCGTGACTGCCGGAAGGACAGCAACAACCGTTGACGAATTTGGCTCCAGACCTGACTCCAGCATCGCCCCAAAAGCCCTCACTGCCTCCTCATCCAATCCATTATAACCATACCCCGCGATCATCGCGTTCCAAGAAACCACATTCTTCAGAGGCATATCATCAAACACCCGGCGGGCATCATAGACTGCTCCCAGCTTTGAATACAAATCAACCAATGCGGTCAAGATGTAGACATCCGATGTGAGCCCGGATCGGATGACCCGCCCATGGGCCTCGCGAGCTACATGAACGGCCGAGATGGTGGTGCAGGCCTTGAGGACAAACGG
Protein-coding regions in this window:
- the LOC131234556 gene encoding putative pentatricopeptide repeat-containing protein At3g11460, mitochondrial, which produces MQAAAALSLSIPNVSHTSTISPIPSVSKPTSNLLQAIPDLNSLKQIHAHIVKSQSQPSIQTSIALITLYSLFNQMDSANLAFQTIIHTTNTPTFSYNMMIRGFSTYGPHLKSLELYSQMLHSDIPPDKFTYPFVLKACTTISAVHVAREAHGRVIRSGLTSDVYILTALVDLYSKLGAVYDARRVFDDMPLKNVVSWNAMIAGYGYNGLDEEAVRAFGAMLESGLEPNSSTVVAVLPAVTRLGALEEGKFIHEWILRKGVEMNELVRNSLIAMYGKCGELGHAQRLFDEMPERTDASWNAIISAYVQNGLITEALELFYYMQISGVRPTAITVASVLPACADLVDRKLGKRIHGYSVRNGFESDLVVSTALIDMYAKCGCIEEARRIFDGMPERNTVSWNAMISGYGLHGHGDDALELFLSMQREGIEPNKSTFVSIINACSHSGMVTEGLKCFESMSNNYNIVPETKHYACVVDLLGRAGRLKEAYEYIEQIPLEVDDVVWGALLGACRIYKDMELGGIAAKRAIELNPAEPGYYVLLANIYAAKGRWGDAQKLREVMVERKLKKEVGCSSIEQGGTVHSFVAGDFRHPEWGKIHEKMREVGERLKEEGYVPDTSFVLHQVEEGVKDERLSLHSERIALAFGLLKIGDGMPIRITKNLRVCGDCHTTFKLVSRIYGREIVVRDSNRFHRFEGGLCSCKDYW